The following coding sequences lie in one Corticium candelabrum chromosome 10, ooCorCand1.1, whole genome shotgun sequence genomic window:
- the LOC134185281 gene encoding sphingosine 1-phosphate receptor 3-like, with the protein MATTNNATSPVKGITEKAFHVSLWILLATGITANAFVILWRCCRKSSGFCFLSVFIVSLAVADLLFCCHFMLQEVLLVGVVFNEDRRNQTFSQVDGHVCLASTFTFYVSCNAVALTATGIAFYTLLAMRGKKTDKALSVFIVICWVVSSALAGWGTSRLNTHFTDHQVHRNMSSEMYSLNIMFGCMGDVNMIIVPTIIASLNFASSTICSALYLLVCSTLRKSTVVDFENAELKHLKVRLAIIALMNLVGWWPACALYWYSIISGNNVFNGRLDPDITKPAFLLAVTVSATNPVIYTIASRPLLKFLRRICCVCLNGGSEERRPFLVRYFVLNREVDTRWRTCCGLKCERREMTTMSNDTDQSSLFPESTNRTMRVETECPDDYDKDA; encoded by the coding sequence ATGGCGACGACAAACAACGCAACTTCACCCGTCAAAGGAATAACCGAGAAGGCGTTTCACGTATCCCTTTGGATTCTCCTTGCGACCGGGATCACGGCCAACGCGTTCGTCATCCTTTGGCGATGTTGTAGAAAAAGCAGCGGCTTCTGTTTCCTCTCCGTCTTCATAGTCAGTCTGGCCGTCGCCGATCTGCTCTTCTGTTGTCACTTTATGCTGCAAGAGGTGTTGCTCGTGGGCGTCGTCTTCAACGAAGACCGTCGAAATCAGACGTTTAGTCAAGTAGACGGGCACGTGTGTCTTGCAAGTACGTTTACATTCTACGTGTCATGTAATGCTGTTGCTCTCACGGCCACGGGCATTGCTTTCTACACTCTTCTCGCTATGAGAGGAAAGAAGACCGACAAAGCTCTCTCCGTCTTCATCGTGATCTGTTGGGTGGTTTCTTCCGCTCTGGCGGGGTGGGGAACGTCGAGACTCAACACACACTTTACAGACCACCAAGTGCATCGAAATATGTCGTCAGAGATGTACTCTCTAAATATCATGTTTGGCTGCATGGGAGACGTCAATATGATCATCGTTCCGACTATTATCGCGTCGTTAAATTTCGCTTCGTCGACCATTTGTAGCGCTCTGTACCTTTTGGTATGCTCGACGCTACGGAAGTCGACGGTTGTAGACTTTGAGAACGCAGAGCTAAAGCATTTAAAAGTGCGACTGGCCATAATCGCTCTGATGAATCTTGTCGGTTGGTGGCCGGCCTGTGCATTGTACTGGTACTCCATCATAAGCGGTAATAACGTTTTCAACGGACGCCTAGACCCGGATATAACAAAGCCCGCCTTTTTGTTAGCGGTCACGGTGAGCGCCACAAATCCGGTTATCTACACGATTGCCTCCAGGCCTCTCCTCAAATTTCTGAGGCGTATTTGCTGTGTTTGTCTAAATGGGGGTTCCGAAGAAAGGCGACCCTTTCTTGTCAGATATTTTGTTCTCAACAGAGAGGTCGACACTCGTTGGCGCACTTGTTGCGGATTGAAGTGCGAAAGGCGCGAGATGACAACGATGAGCAACGACACCGATCAGTCGTCATTGTTTCCGGAGTCAACAAACCGTACTATGCGAGTAGAGACCGAGTGCCCGGATGATTACGACAAAGATGCTTGA
- the LOC134186171 gene encoding uncharacterized protein LOC134186171, with product MTTAVGIALHAFFSLGGYRRKNFIVYVFLSISWISSLGLAASATVDMNHLSLNLRKTPLPRNLYSVITMFGCMQDETRKFYPVIVTSVNAASSVVCFVVYGCMLYRLRTSKLNFANTELKHLQIRLTVVVLVNVIVWWPPCITYWYSYVRGATVFNGKLNMDAIMSVMMLNVIVTAIDPLIYTMVSTSFTRVIRHTCIGMCCRCNITYRDDWQTLIEEESKNDESYCACFTRCQLVCRKYGGARWSESSTDKTGSSQLFPEVKVRPSSEMDESDSELE from the coding sequence ATGACGACCGCTGTCGGGATAGCTCTCCACGCGTTCTTCTCTCTAGGCGGATATCGCCGCAAAAACTTTATCGTCTACGTCTTCTTGTCGATCAGTTGGATTTCGTCTCTCGGCCTGGCTGCGTCGGCGACGGTCGATATGAACCACCTATCTCTCAACCTGCGAAAAACACCGCTACCTCGGAATCTCTACTCGGTGATCACAATGTTTGGCTGCATGCAGGATGAGACGCGCAAGTTCTACCCGGTGATCGTCACGTCCGTCAATGCGGCGTCGAGCGTCGTCTGCTTTGTTGTCTACGGTTGCATGCTCTACAGGCTAAGAACGTCGAAACTGAATTTTGCCAATACCGAGTTGAAACACCTGCAGATACGACTGACGGTCGTGGTGCTGGTGAACGTGATCGTTTGGTGGCCGCCCTGCATCACCTACTGGTACAGCTACGTTCGAGGTGCGACCGTCTTCAACGGCAAACTGAACATGGATGCTATAATGTCGGTGATGATGTTGAACGTGATCGTGACCGCAATCGATCCTCTGATCTACACGATGGTCTCGACGAGTTTTACACGAGTGATTCGACACACTTGCATCGGGATGTGTTGCCGTTGTAATATTACTTACCGTGATGATTGGCAAACACTGATTGAAGAGGAAAGTAAAAACGATGAGTCGTATTGTGCTTGTTTTACACGGTGTCAGCTCGTCTGTCGTAAGTATGGAGGTGCCAGATGGTCGGAAAGCTCGACAGACAAAACAGGATCGAGTCAATTGTTTCCAGAAGTAAAAGTACGACCCTCGTCCGAGATGGATGAATCGGATTCCGAGTTGGAATGA